The following are encoded together in the Bacillus sp. V2I10 genome:
- a CDS encoding assimilatory sulfite reductase (NADPH) flavoprotein subunit has translation MQLQVTNSPFNQEQAELLNRLLPTLSETQKIWLTGYLTASQSQILQTEEETHASELSVQSSEAAVSKEVTILYGSQTGNAQGLAENAGKILAEQGLQVTISSMNDFKPNQLKKVKNLLIVASTHGEGTPPDNALSFHEFLHGRRAPKLDDLSFSVLSLGDSSYEFFCQTGKDFDQKLEELGGTRIYPRTDCDLDYDDQAAEWLQGVLDSFKQVQGRSQEASEQTASAQATESVYSRTNPFRAEVLENLNLNGRGSNKETHHLELSLEGSGLSFEPGDSLGVYPENDPALVDLLIQEMNWNPDEKISVTKQGDLPLKAALTSHFEITVLTKPLLEHAVKLSSSTELQELTKSEQKEKCKAYLEGRDLLDLVRDFGPWNASAEEFVSILRKMPARLYSIASSLSANPDEVHLTIGAVRYETHGRERNGVCSILCAERLQPGDTLPVYIQRNQNFKLPQNPDTPIIMVGPGTGIAPFRSFIQEREETGAEGKSWLFFGDQHFVTDFLYQTEWQKWLENGVLTRIDVAFSRDTNEKVYVQHRMLEQSKELFKWIQEGAVVYICGDEKNMAHDVHNTLIEIFENEGGMSREKAEEYLADMQQQKRYQRDVY, from the coding sequence TTGCAACTTCAGGTAACTAACAGTCCGTTCAATCAAGAGCAGGCAGAACTCCTTAATCGGCTTCTGCCAACGCTGTCAGAAACACAGAAAATCTGGCTGACAGGGTATTTGACAGCATCCCAGTCTCAGATCCTTCAGACAGAAGAGGAGACTCATGCATCAGAGCTGTCAGTACAAAGCAGTGAGGCAGCCGTCTCTAAAGAAGTGACCATTTTATACGGGTCACAAACAGGAAATGCCCAGGGTCTTGCTGAGAATGCAGGTAAAATACTTGCTGAGCAGGGTTTGCAGGTGACAATATCTTCGATGAATGATTTTAAGCCGAATCAATTAAAGAAGGTCAAAAACCTTCTTATCGTTGCAAGTACACATGGAGAAGGCACACCTCCGGATAATGCGCTCTCGTTTCATGAATTCCTACATGGAAGACGCGCGCCAAAGCTCGATGATCTTAGCTTTTCAGTTCTGTCTCTTGGTGACAGCTCATATGAGTTTTTCTGCCAGACAGGAAAGGATTTTGATCAAAAACTTGAAGAACTTGGAGGCACACGGATATACCCGCGGACTGACTGTGACCTTGATTATGATGATCAAGCTGCTGAATGGCTTCAGGGAGTCCTTGACAGCTTTAAACAGGTGCAGGGGAGAAGTCAGGAAGCATCTGAACAGACAGCATCCGCACAGGCAACAGAATCCGTCTATTCCAGAACAAATCCGTTTCGTGCAGAAGTGCTTGAGAATCTTAATTTAAACGGCCGCGGCTCAAATAAAGAAACGCACCACCTTGAGCTATCCCTTGAAGGATCTGGTCTCTCGTTTGAGCCAGGTGACAGTCTGGGAGTATATCCGGAAAATGATCCTGCACTAGTAGACTTGCTTATTCAGGAGATGAACTGGAATCCTGATGAAAAAATATCAGTCACTAAACAAGGGGACCTCCCGCTTAAAGCAGCACTTACATCCCATTTTGAAATCACGGTTTTAACAAAACCTCTTTTAGAACATGCAGTCAAGCTTTCGTCCAGCACGGAATTGCAGGAGCTGACAAAGTCTGAACAGAAAGAAAAATGTAAAGCATACCTTGAAGGCCGCGATTTGCTTGATTTGGTCCGCGATTTCGGACCATGGAATGCATCAGCAGAAGAATTCGTTTCGATTCTAAGAAAAATGCCGGCCCGTCTTTATTCAATTGCAAGCAGTTTATCAGCAAATCCTGATGAAGTCCATTTGACAATCGGGGCTGTTCGCTATGAAACACATGGACGTGAGCGAAACGGCGTCTGCTCGATTTTATGTGCAGAGCGCCTTCAGCCAGGAGATACCCTTCCGGTTTACATACAGCGGAACCAAAATTTTAAGCTCCCTCAAAATCCGGATACACCGATCATCATGGTTGGACCTGGAACTGGGATAGCGCCTTTCCGTTCTTTCATTCAGGAAAGAGAAGAAACAGGTGCAGAAGGAAAATCTTGGCTGTTCTTCGGTGATCAGCATTTCGTGACAGACTTCCTATACCAGACAGAATGGCAAAAATGGCTCGAAAACGGAGTGCTGACAAGAATAGATGTTGCGTTTTCCCGCGACACGAATGAAAAAGTTTATGTGCAGCACCGGATGCTTGAGCAGAGCAAAGAATTGTTTAAATGGATCCAAGAGGGAGCGGTTGTTTACATCTGCGGCGATGAGAAAAACATGGCCCATGATGTCCATAACACTTTAATTGAGATTTTTGAAAATGAAGGCGGCATGAGCCGTGAAAAAGCAGAAGAGTATCTTGCAGATATGCAGCAGCAAAAACGCTATCAGCGTGATGTATACTGA
- a CDS encoding DUF6157 family protein, with protein MKNVDLNYYQTFIAVSLDSPASEGLVPPVRKGKVTKPSIEYELLAANPYIYTQTDLIYEVHIRHKAISEEEIENRADQIRNELFQKSQACLRASMLPKKYGWGLHFDEDGKIALYGVESPEYHQFLENKDGKMKVLNAMRNSRKSE; from the coding sequence ATGAAGAATGTTGATTTGAATTATTATCAAACATTTATTGCCGTTTCATTAGATAGCCCAGCATCTGAAGGACTCGTTCCGCCTGTCAGGAAAGGAAAAGTAACCAAACCCAGCATAGAATATGAATTGCTGGCTGCCAATCCCTATATCTATACCCAGACAGATCTTATTTACGAAGTACATATCAGACATAAGGCGATATCAGAGGAGGAAATCGAGAATAGAGCTGATCAAATCAGGAACGAGTTATTCCAAAAGTCGCAGGCATGTCTGAGGGCTTCTATGCTTCCAAAAAAATATGGCTGGGGACTTCATTTTGATGAAGATGGGAAAATTGCCCTCTATGGTGTCGAATCTCCTGAGTACCATCAATTCTTAGAGAACAAGGATGGGAAAATGAAAGTGTTAAACGCAATGAGAAACAGCCGAAAAAGCGAGTAA
- the fba gene encoding class II fructose-1,6-bisphosphate aldolase, translated as MALVSMKDILLKAKEGNYAVGQYNINSLESAQAFLEAAEEERAPVILAASDRLVDYLGGFKTIAAMVKGLVEEMSITVPVVLHLDHGMSVERCKKAIDAGFTSVMFDGSHYPIDENISMTKQVVLYARPRQVSVEAEVGTVGGMEDGLIGGIKYADPDECLRIVKEAEIDALAAALGSVHGPYQSEPKLGFDEMKHISEATDVPLVLHGGSGIPGYQIQKAIKLGHAKINVNTECIQAWGQAIREVLAADERVYEPRAIITPGKKAIIATVKSKMKEFKTSHKA; from the coding sequence TTGGCTTTAGTATCAATGAAAGATATACTGCTTAAAGCTAAGGAAGGTAATTATGCTGTCGGCCAATACAATATCAACAGCCTGGAATCCGCACAAGCCTTTTTAGAGGCTGCTGAAGAAGAACGCGCACCTGTTATATTGGCAGCTTCTGACAGACTTGTTGACTATTTGGGGGGCTTTAAGACCATTGCTGCAATGGTTAAAGGCCTTGTAGAAGAAATGTCGATAACCGTTCCGGTTGTGCTGCATTTGGATCATGGTATGAGTGTTGAACGCTGCAAAAAGGCGATTGATGCCGGGTTTACATCGGTTATGTTCGACGGCTCCCATTATCCGATTGATGAGAATATTTCCATGACGAAACAAGTTGTTCTTTATGCACGTCCAAGACAAGTATCTGTGGAAGCGGAAGTTGGCACAGTCGGCGGCATGGAAGACGGGCTGATTGGCGGAATCAAATATGCTGATCCTGATGAATGTTTACGAATTGTAAAAGAAGCGGAGATAGATGCTTTGGCAGCCGCCCTGGGTTCGGTTCATGGACCATATCAGAGTGAACCTAAACTGGGCTTTGATGAGATGAAACATATTTCTGAAGCGACGGATGTACCACTTGTCCTTCATGGAGGTTCCGGAATACCTGGTTATCAAATTCAGAAGGCGATTAAACTCGGGCACGCCAAGATTAATGTCAATACTGAATGTATACAAGCCTGGGGACAAGCTATTCGTGAAGTTTTAGCCGCTGACGAGAGAGTATATGAGCCGCGGGCTATTATCACACCAGGTAAAAAGGCAATCATAGCCACGGTCAAAAGCAAAATGAAAGAGTTTAAAACAAGCCATAAAGCATAA
- a CDS encoding MFS transporter: MNTLHATRDRYLFLVVSFIFWFSHFIYIPILSPYIESMGGKYTFIGLVLSSYGLMQFLFRFPLGIYSDLMKLRRPFIIFGMLVSAFSCLAFSLTDSLGWVLLSRSLAGLAAATWVAFTVLYASYFADREIHRAMGSISFVVVLAQLLGMSVSGYIVDEWGWHAPFWIGGIFGTMGAVLSLFIFEPKEGIQREPVKLNDLASVMREPLLLKISLLSILAHSIIFTTMFGFIPAYALKIGLQASDISLIVFSFMIPHAIATLFGGKLFVPLFGQWKSLKIAFGLTAFFTLITPFIDSKGWLCTIQGFNGMSLGLLFPLLLGMAIESIPHQKRATAMGAYQALYAIGMFAGPFFSGILNSYLGIAAGFYFAGILGVIAALFMIVWNRSENESEAGKKYFE, translated from the coding sequence TTGAATACCTTACATGCTACTCGAGACAGATACCTTTTTTTAGTTGTTTCCTTTATTTTTTGGTTTTCGCATTTTATCTATATTCCCATTTTGTCTCCTTATATTGAATCAATGGGGGGGAAGTATACCTTTATTGGTCTTGTGCTGAGCAGCTACGGACTTATGCAGTTTCTATTTCGGTTTCCTCTTGGAATCTATTCAGATCTTATGAAATTAAGGAGACCGTTTATTATATTTGGAATGTTAGTAAGTGCGTTTAGTTGTTTGGCATTTTCATTAACCGATAGTTTAGGATGGGTCCTTTTATCTCGCTCCCTAGCCGGACTGGCTGCAGCAACTTGGGTTGCATTTACAGTATTATACGCTAGTTATTTTGCTGATCGGGAAATTCATCGTGCCATGGGCAGCATTTCATTTGTTGTGGTTTTAGCACAACTCTTAGGCATGAGTGTAAGTGGATATATAGTAGATGAATGGGGGTGGCATGCTCCATTTTGGATTGGAGGAATTTTCGGTACAATGGGCGCAGTGCTTTCTCTTTTTATTTTTGAACCCAAAGAAGGAATTCAAAGAGAACCTGTAAAATTGAATGATCTGGCTTCCGTAATGCGAGAACCGCTGCTGCTGAAAATTTCTTTACTGTCTATTTTGGCACACAGTATTATTTTTACTACCATGTTTGGGTTCATCCCTGCCTATGCACTGAAAATTGGGCTGCAGGCCAGTGACATTAGCCTGATCGTATTTTCATTTATGATCCCTCATGCCATCGCCACTCTATTTGGCGGAAAATTATTTGTTCCGTTGTTTGGTCAGTGGAAATCTTTGAAAATAGCATTTGGGTTAACTGCATTTTTTACGCTTATTACCCCATTTATTGACTCAAAAGGCTGGCTTTGTACCATACAGGGGTTTAATGGAATGTCGCTTGGACTTCTTTTCCCACTTTTGTTGGGAATGGCGATAGAATCTATTCCCCATCAAAAAAGAGCCACAGCGATGGGAGCATATCAGGCGCTGTACGCAATCGGTATGTTTGCTGGACCCTTTTTTTCAGGTATCTTGAATTCATATTTGGGGATTGCAGCAGGGTTTTATTTTGCAGGTATATTAGGTGTAATCGCTGCTCTTTTTATGATCGTTTGGAATAGAAGTGAAAATGAAAGTGAAGCGGGGAAAAAATATTTTGAATAG
- the bioB gene encoding biotin synthase BioB yields MDWLTLANEVVDGKELNEEEALSILNSDDDELLSLLQGAFTIRKHYYGKKVKLNMIINTKSGLCPENCGYCSQSSISTAPIEKYRMMDRESILAGAERAYNLKVGTYCIVASGRGPSEKELDTVVSAVKDIKEQYGLKVCACLGLLKPNQASRLKEAGVDRYNHNINTSKEHHESITTSHTYDNRVDTIEAVKASGISPCSGVIIGMRETKKDVVNMAYSLRALDADSIPVNFLHAIDGTPLEGTDDLDPRYCLKVLALFRFINPTKEIRISGGREVNLRSLQPLGLYAANSIFVGDYLTTKGQESTSDHEMLKDLGFEVEFDFEENEALTL; encoded by the coding sequence ATGGACTGGTTAACACTTGCAAACGAAGTAGTAGATGGAAAAGAATTAAATGAAGAAGAAGCACTGAGTATCTTAAACTCTGATGATGATGAACTATTAAGTTTGCTGCAGGGTGCATTTACGATTCGCAAGCACTACTACGGAAAAAAAGTAAAGCTGAACATGATCATCAATACGAAGTCAGGTCTTTGCCCTGAGAATTGCGGGTACTGTTCACAATCCAGTATTTCAACGGCGCCGATTGAAAAGTACCGCATGATGGACCGGGAAAGCATTCTTGCAGGAGCAGAAAGGGCTTATAATCTGAAGGTTGGCACGTACTGCATCGTGGCAAGCGGAAGGGGGCCATCTGAAAAAGAATTGGACACGGTTGTATCTGCTGTGAAAGACATAAAAGAGCAATATGGACTTAAAGTATGTGCGTGTCTTGGTCTTTTAAAGCCAAATCAGGCCTCACGCTTAAAAGAAGCAGGAGTCGACCGCTACAATCACAATATTAATACATCAAAGGAACACCACGAATCGATTACAACATCCCATACATATGATAACCGTGTTGATACGATAGAAGCTGTCAAGGCATCAGGGATCTCACCATGTTCAGGTGTCATCATCGGCATGAGAGAAACGAAAAAAGATGTCGTCAATATGGCATACAGCTTAAGAGCACTTGATGCAGACTCGATACCTGTTAACTTTCTTCATGCGATTGACGGCACACCGCTTGAGGGGACGGACGACCTTGATCCGCGCTATTGCCTGAAGGTCCTTGCGCTATTCCGTTTTATTAATCCGACAAAAGAAATCCGCATCTCAGGAGGACGTGAAGTGAACCTTCGATCCCTTCAGCCGCTTGGACTTTATGCGGCGAACTCTATTTTCGTGGGCGATTATTTAACGACTAAAGGCCAGGAAAGCACAAGTGACCATGAAATGCTGAAGGATTTAGGATTCGAAGTAGAGTTTGATTTTGAAGAAAATGAGGCGTTGACTTTATAA
- a CDS encoding cation diffusion facilitator family transporter, giving the protein MEQQKYADLKLGERGAIISIIAYLCLSALKLMIGYTANSEALKADGLNNATDIVASIAVLIGLRLSQKPADQDHPYGHWKAETVASLVASFIMMAVGLQVLYGAVMSVFEGKRESPDLVSAWTGIFCAVLMYFVYRYNKKLGEKINSQAVIAAAKDNLSDAWVSIGIVVGIIGSQFSLPWLDPLAAVVVGFLICKTAWDIFRDASHHLTDGFDEQEIQAFKETTLSLYGVKGVKEIKARNYGNNTVVDIVILVNSNLDIRDAHDISTKVENILMNEHDVYNVHVHVEPN; this is encoded by the coding sequence ATGGAACAACAAAAATATGCGGATTTAAAACTGGGTGAGCGCGGCGCCATCATAAGCATCATTGCATACCTGTGTTTATCTGCTTTAAAACTAATGATCGGATATACAGCAAATTCAGAAGCCTTAAAGGCTGATGGATTAAATAATGCGACCGATATCGTTGCGTCAATTGCAGTATTAATAGGGTTAAGACTATCTCAAAAGCCAGCGGACCAGGATCATCCGTATGGGCATTGGAAAGCGGAAACGGTGGCTTCACTAGTTGCATCATTCATTATGATGGCAGTAGGGCTTCAAGTTCTGTACGGTGCAGTCATGTCAGTTTTTGAAGGAAAACGGGAATCACCAGATCTTGTTTCAGCTTGGACAGGGATTTTTTGTGCAGTCCTTATGTATTTCGTATACCGCTATAATAAAAAACTTGGTGAAAAAATTAATAGTCAGGCAGTCATTGCAGCCGCAAAAGATAACCTTTCTGACGCATGGGTCAGCATTGGGATAGTAGTCGGAATTATCGGATCCCAATTCTCTCTTCCTTGGCTGGATCCTCTCGCTGCTGTTGTTGTAGGATTTCTGATTTGCAAAACGGCGTGGGATATTTTCAGAGATGCCTCACATCATTTAACGGATGGTTTTGATGAACAGGAAATACAGGCTTTTAAAGAAACGACTCTTTCTCTGTACGGGGTAAAAGGCGTTAAGGAAATTAAAGCAAGAAATTATGGAAACAATACTGTCGTCGACATTGTCATTCTCGTCAATTCTAATTTGGATATTCGGGATGCACATGATATCTCAACAAAAGTTGAAAACATTTTAATGAATGAGCATGACGTGTACAATGTACATGTTCATGTTGAACCGAATTGA
- a CDS encoding LysR family transcriptional regulator yields the protein MYYDALKTFVTLAEIKNFTKTAENLRMSQPSVSLHIKNLEKEFQTTLFLRSPKFLQITPTGEILYDRAKRMITLYEQTRQDILEHQNSVKGELKIGASFTIGEYILPSLLLDLQSEYPELELQVLIGNTEEIVQSVRMHQVDIGLIEGQTNDKELAVHPFMQDELFIVSSRNHNLASKDEVTFADLHNQPWVTREVGSGTREFLNHVIRTNGLKVKSLLTISSNQGIKETLINGMGLSFLSKSVIERDVQNKNLSIIKMKNQTFNRTLSYIYSPVIEDKKIVKTFINALNKKWPSVQENGIKK from the coding sequence TTGTATTATGACGCATTAAAAACATTTGTAACCCTTGCGGAAATTAAGAACTTTACGAAAACAGCCGAAAATCTCCGCATGTCACAGCCGAGTGTAAGCTTGCATATAAAAAATCTCGAAAAAGAATTTCAGACGACATTATTTTTGCGTTCGCCAAAATTCCTGCAAATTACTCCGACAGGCGAGATTTTATATGATCGCGCAAAACGGATGATTACCCTCTATGAACAAACTAGACAGGATATCCTGGAGCATCAAAATTCAGTAAAAGGAGAACTGAAGATTGGCGCCAGTTTTACAATCGGCGAGTATATATTGCCTTCTTTACTCCTTGACCTTCAAAGTGAATACCCGGAACTTGAGCTGCAAGTTCTCATTGGAAATACAGAAGAAATCGTTCAATCTGTCCGGATGCATCAAGTAGATATAGGATTAATAGAAGGGCAGACAAATGACAAGGAACTTGCTGTACACCCATTTATGCAGGACGAACTATTTATTGTATCTTCAAGAAATCATAACCTCGCTTCAAAAGATGAGGTTACATTTGCCGATCTTCACAATCAGCCTTGGGTCACAAGAGAAGTTGGTTCTGGTACACGCGAATTTCTAAATCATGTGATTCGAACTAACGGATTAAAAGTAAAATCCCTTCTAACCATAAGCAGCAATCAGGGAATTAAAGAAACACTCATAAACGGCATGGGTCTCTCCTTTTTATCAAAAAGTGTTATAGAACGAGACGTGCAAAATAAAAATCTCTCAATCATCAAAATGAAAAACCAGACTTTTAATCGGACACTTTCTTATATCTATTCACCGGTAATAGAAGATAAAAAGATTGTCAAAACGTTTATTAATGCCCTGAACAAAAAGTGGCCAAGTGTTCAGGAGAATGGAATTAAAAAGTAA
- a CDS encoding peptidylprolyl isomerase yields MKNGLKNKMTYYFLLTAIIGIAVGWGIASFNDEAVASVNGEKISKDELYGLLMDQGGTQIVDYLITEKIIEQESDKKNIKISNDAVEEEYQSVVDSYGGEEAFKQQLETSGGTIEDVKKDLKTNLKIEKLLEPEISISEDEMKTYFEENKESFAEPEQVKASHILVEDEATAKEVKEKLNAGEDFSELAKEYSTDTSNSEKGGDLGYFAKGDMVTEFEDVAFAMKEGEISEPVKTEFGYHVIKFEDKKAAAEAAFDDKKEEIKETLFDQKMQTVYTTWLEEKKDEYDIKNTLES; encoded by the coding sequence ATGAAGAACGGTTTAAAAAATAAGATGACCTATTATTTTCTGCTGACAGCGATCATTGGCATTGCTGTCGGATGGGGAATTGCTTCTTTTAACGATGAGGCAGTTGCAAGTGTTAATGGAGAAAAAATCAGCAAGGACGAGCTGTACGGATTACTGATGGATCAAGGGGGAACTCAGATTGTCGATTACTTGATTACTGAAAAGATCATTGAACAGGAATCCGATAAGAAGAACATAAAAATATCCAATGATGCAGTCGAAGAAGAATATCAATCCGTTGTGGACTCATATGGAGGCGAGGAAGCCTTTAAACAACAGTTAGAAACTAGCGGCGGAACTATAGAAGATGTGAAAAAAGATTTAAAAACAAATTTAAAAATCGAAAAACTTCTTGAACCTGAAATATCCATTTCAGAGGATGAAATGAAAACCTATTTTGAAGAAAATAAAGAGAGCTTTGCAGAGCCTGAACAAGTGAAGGCAAGTCATATTTTAGTAGAAGATGAGGCAACAGCAAAAGAAGTAAAAGAAAAACTGAACGCAGGCGAGGATTTTTCAGAGCTTGCGAAAGAATATTCAACAGACACTTCTAACAGTGAAAAAGGCGGTGACCTAGGTTACTTTGCAAAAGGCGATATGGTTACTGAATTTGAAGATGTGGCATTCGCTATGAAAGAAGGAGAAATCAGCGAGCCGGTCAAAACCGAGTTTGGCTATCACGTTATTAAATTTGAAGATAAAAAAGCAGCTGCAGAAGCAGCCTTTGATGACAAAAAAGAGGAAATAAAAGAAACACTGTTTGATCAAAAGATGCAAACGGTCTACACAACATGGCTTGAAGAGAAAAAAGATGAATATGATATTAAAAATACGCTTGAGAGCTGA
- a CDS encoding M14 family zinc carboxypeptidase: MKKNSLTKILGTAVLASVLVFPQAGNMEAAKPSAGETLSTQGFIDYAELKQRLIQIEQSSSGRVSVGVAGYTNQGREIYTARVGEGDKVLLVQSEIHGNEKTGTVALLNTLQNIGSSNSAEARKIREEMTIVAIPMMNVDASKLDRRGNDLSWSEVVERYPQLSSATPSWNYYTRVLQGDDYAANPGFDVNRDFHPDLNYVPNAADFPGASNKPGWYITPEAQTVRDVYKDLQAEFGKVDVFMDLHHQGFPYVGDTEEIATMSISAQFVPDPSTADGAKYAQYASNYDYDFSRQLNVAAYEALQAKGDSVFTNISLYQQGLDLPGTALGSFALNGSGTVLFEVKGQTQNFGQKQKGMLVNTVETGLMGIITGVADESVHSLDPEKYEEIPESTY, translated from the coding sequence TTGAAAAAGAATTCATTGACAAAGATTTTAGGTACAGCTGTTTTAGCTTCTGTTCTTGTCTTTCCGCAGGCAGGAAACATGGAAGCCGCTAAACCATCTGCAGGAGAAACACTATCAACACAAGGTTTTATTGATTATGCGGAGCTTAAGCAAAGGCTTATTCAAATTGAGCAGAGCAGCAGCGGAAGAGTCTCTGTGGGTGTGGCAGGTTATACGAATCAGGGGCGTGAAATTTACACGGCCAGAGTCGGTGAAGGAGACAAAGTTCTGCTCGTTCAAAGTGAAATTCATGGAAATGAAAAAACAGGAACCGTTGCATTATTGAATACGCTTCAAAACATTGGCTCAAGCAATTCGGCTGAAGCCCGTAAAATCAGAGAAGAAATGACGATTGTGGCCATTCCAATGATGAATGTGGATGCTTCTAAATTAGATCGCAGAGGAAATGATTTAAGCTGGTCGGAGGTTGTGGAAAGATACCCTCAATTAAGTTCAGCCACGCCTTCATGGAACTATTATACGAGAGTCCTGCAAGGTGATGATTATGCAGCAAACCCAGGATTTGATGTAAACCGTGATTTTCATCCTGACTTAAACTATGTGCCAAATGCAGCTGATTTCCCTGGTGCTTCCAACAAACCAGGCTGGTACATAACACCTGAAGCTCAAACAGTAAGAGATGTGTATAAAGATCTTCAGGCAGAGTTCGGTAAAGTCGATGTATTCATGGATCTTCATCATCAAGGATTTCCATATGTAGGTGATACTGAAGAAATTGCGACCATGTCAATATCCGCACAGTTTGTTCCAGATCCAAGCACGGCTGATGGAGCAAAATATGCACAGTATGCAAGTAATTATGATTATGATTTTTCAAGACAGCTGAATGTTGCTGCATATGAAGCCCTTCAGGCAAAAGGAGACTCTGTCTTCACGAATATCTCCCTGTACCAGCAAGGTCTTGATTTGCCGGGCACTGCTCTAGGTTCATTTGCTTTAAATGGAAGCGGAACTGTTCTTTTTGAAGTAAAAGGACAAACTCAGAATTTTGGACAAAAACAAAAAGGAATGCTCGTAAACACAGTGGAAACTGGTTTAATGGGCATTATCACCGGAGTAGCAGATGAATCTGTTCATTCGCTAGATCCTGAAAAGTATGAAGAGATTCCTGAATCAACTTATTAA